In Fundidesulfovibrio magnetotacticus, a single window of DNA contains:
- a CDS encoding endonuclease MutS2, giving the protein MHSRALIQLEFNKVLAHLARLAVSEPGADACLAVAPMEDPAELFRAQELLRQARACAQETGLRSRAFPSLEGVLRYLGQAHRVLDADGLWAVREALDAAHALREHFSGSQDPVRWQLLAETALEAPWPQRLHQALKRCLARDGGLRDEASPELFSVRQEIRRIHQRCTSQVKDFVSKEGLTVYLQDDFMTISSDRYVLPLKTNFKGRVQGIIHDYSQTGETCYVEPLFLVEVNNRLQELKREEREEEQKVLAFLTDLARQEEDALRAAYSLAVEFDVLLAKAELASLLDGHAPEVGGEGSVELFAARHPLLALADPRKARPVDILLKPEQRALIISGANAAGKTVCLKTLGLTALMALAGLPAACREGSRIPFWSAVHVFMGDEQSLEDHLSTFTAQISHLSAVWGELGSHCLVLLDEFGAGTDPAQGAALAQAVVDKLLEKGAFAAAATHFPALKAYGLTKPGARSASMLFDPSSKKPLYVLAYDQVGASVALDVARDCGLDDAVLEQAQKYLLLGGEDSGRLFERLNELALEREREIQTLAKEKLKLEERRRKLAETFEKERGRLLEELRQQARVILRQAEQEKIGRKQALKDLAETRRAVESLGREEAAVQAPAAPAWSWEDALPGARVRLKGWDKAGVVREKDDKRRALKVDMGGVSLWAAFEDVSPQAAASAPPAAAKPRAASAQTQEAGRQEAPSGPSGPAMVVDLRGLRADAALSELGSALDKAILRGVGSLEVVHGRGTGALRREVHAFLKDFPAVASFALANEERGGDGMTMVELK; this is encoded by the coding sequence ATGCACTCCCGCGCACTCATCCAGTTGGAATTCAACAAGGTTCTGGCCCATCTCGCCCGGCTTGCCGTCAGCGAGCCCGGGGCGGACGCCTGTCTCGCCGTGGCCCCCATGGAGGACCCGGCCGAACTGTTCCGCGCCCAGGAACTCCTGCGCCAGGCCCGGGCCTGCGCCCAGGAGACGGGCCTGCGCTCCAGGGCCTTCCCCTCCCTGGAAGGCGTGCTGCGCTATCTGGGCCAGGCCCACCGCGTCCTGGACGCCGACGGCCTCTGGGCCGTGCGCGAGGCCCTGGACGCCGCCCACGCCCTGCGCGAGCACTTCTCCGGCAGTCAGGACCCCGTCCGTTGGCAGCTCCTGGCCGAAACCGCCCTGGAAGCCCCCTGGCCCCAACGCCTGCACCAGGCCCTCAAGCGCTGCCTGGCCCGCGACGGCGGCCTGCGCGACGAGGCCAGCCCCGAACTCTTCTCGGTGCGTCAGGAAATCCGGCGCATCCACCAGCGCTGCACCAGCCAGGTCAAGGATTTCGTCTCCAAGGAGGGCCTCACGGTCTACCTCCAGGACGACTTCATGACCATCTCGTCCGACCGCTACGTGCTGCCCCTCAAGACCAACTTCAAGGGCCGCGTCCAGGGCATCATCCACGACTACTCCCAGACCGGGGAGACCTGCTACGTGGAGCCCCTCTTCCTCGTGGAGGTGAACAACCGCCTCCAGGAGCTCAAGCGCGAGGAGCGCGAGGAGGAGCAGAAGGTCCTGGCCTTCCTCACGGATTTGGCGCGACAGGAGGAGGACGCCCTGCGCGCCGCATACTCCCTGGCCGTGGAGTTCGACGTGCTCCTGGCCAAGGCCGAGCTGGCCTCGCTCCTGGACGGCCACGCCCCCGAGGTGGGGGGCGAGGGCTCCGTGGAACTCTTCGCCGCGCGCCACCCCCTGCTTGCCCTGGCCGACCCGCGCAAGGCCCGGCCCGTGGACATCCTGCTCAAGCCCGAGCAGCGCGCCCTGATCATCAGCGGAGCCAACGCGGCGGGCAAGACCGTGTGCCTGAAGACCCTGGGCCTCACGGCCCTCATGGCCCTGGCCGGTCTGCCCGCGGCCTGCCGCGAAGGCAGCCGCATCCCTTTCTGGAGCGCCGTGCACGTTTTCATGGGCGACGAACAGAGCCTGGAGGACCACCTCTCCACCTTCACGGCCCAGATCAGCCATCTGAGCGCCGTTTGGGGCGAACTGGGCTCCCATTGCCTGGTGCTCCTGGACGAGTTCGGCGCCGGCACGGACCCGGCCCAGGGCGCGGCCCTGGCCCAGGCCGTGGTGGACAAGCTTCTGGAAAAGGGCGCGTTCGCCGCCGCCGCCACCCACTTCCCGGCGCTCAAGGCCTATGGGCTCACCAAGCCCGGGGCGCGCTCCGCCTCCATGCTCTTCGACCCCTCCAGCAAGAAACCCCTCTACGTGCTGGCCTACGACCAGGTGGGCGCTTCCGTGGCCCTGGACGTGGCCCGCGACTGCGGCCTGGACGACGCCGTGCTGGAGCAGGCCCAGAAGTACCTGCTCCTGGGCGGCGAGGACTCGGGACGCCTCTTCGAGCGGCTCAACGAGCTGGCTCTGGAGCGCGAGCGAGAGATCCAGACGCTGGCCAAGGAGAAGCTCAAGCTGGAGGAGCGCCGTCGCAAGCTGGCAGAGACCTTCGAGAAGGAGCGGGGAAGGCTTCTTGAAGAGCTTCGCCAGCAGGCTCGCGTCATCCTGCGCCAGGCCGAGCAGGAGAAGATCGGCCGCAAGCAGGCCCTGAAGGACCTGGCCGAGACCCGCCGGGCCGTGGAATCCCTGGGACGCGAAGAGGCCGCCGTCCAGGCCCCGGCCGCCCCGGCCTGGAGCTGGGAGGACGCCCTCCCCGGGGCGCGCGTGCGCCTCAAGGGCTGGGACAAGGCGGGCGTTGTGCGCGAAAAGGATGACAAGCGCCGCGCGCTCAAGGTGGACATGGGCGGCGTGAGCCTCTGGGCCGCCTTCGAGGACGTTTCGCCCCAGGCCGCCGCCTCCGCGCCCCCGGCCGCCGCGAAGCCCCGCGCCGCCTCGGCGCAGACCCAGGAGGCCGGACGCCAGGAGGCCCCCTCCGGCCCGTCCGGTCCGGCCATGGTGGTGGACCTGCGCGGGCTGCGCGCCGACGCGGCCCTCTCGGAACTCGGCAGCGCCCTGGACAAGGCCATCCTGCGCGGCGTGGGCTCGCTGGAGGTGGTGCACGGCCGGGGCACGGGCGCCTTGCGCCGCGAGGTGCACGCCTTCCTGAAGGACTTTCCCGCCGTGGCCTCCTTCGCCCTGGCCAACGAGGAGCGCGGCGGAGACGGCATGACCATGGTGGAACTGAAATAG
- a CDS encoding GatB/YqeY domain-containing protein → MSLLQRIEQDCLTAYKAHDEIKVAVLRMLKTAAKNRQVELLRPLSDEEVLEVVARQVKQRLESVEQFRKAGRAEMADREEAEMVVLKGYLPEQLSADALAAAVEEAVAQTGAASMKDMGKVMQALMARHKGRIDGKATGELVKARLSS, encoded by the coding sequence ATGAGCCTGCTCCAGCGGATCGAACAGGACTGCCTGACCGCCTACAAGGCCCATGACGAAATCAAGGTGGCCGTCTTGAGGATGCTCAAGACGGCCGCCAAGAATCGTCAGGTGGAACTCCTGCGCCCCCTTTCCGATGAGGAGGTGCTCGAGGTCGTGGCGCGGCAGGTGAAGCAGCGCCTGGAGTCCGTGGAGCAGTTCCGCAAGGCCGGACGCGCCGAGATGGCCGATCGCGAAGAGGCCGAAATGGTCGTGCTCAAAGGCTATCTCCCCGAGCAGCTCTCCGCCGATGCCCTGGCGGCCGCCGTCGAGGAGGCCGTGGCCCAGACCGGGGCCGCCTCCATGAAGGACATGGGCAAGGTGATGCAGGCGCTCATGGCCCGGCACAAGGGCCGCATCGACGGCAAGGCCACCGGCGAACTCGTCAAAGCCAGGCTCTCCTCCTGA
- the rpsU gene encoding 30S ribosomal protein S21, whose product MPGVYLEESDNFDISLRRFKKQVEKAGILSELKKRQHYEKPSVMRKKKKAAARKRLLKKMRKINQM is encoded by the coding sequence TTGCCCGGTGTCTATCTTGAAGAATCCGACAACTTCGACATCTCCCTGCGCCGTTTCAAAAAGCAGGTGGAGAAGGCCGGCATCCTCTCGGAGCTGAAGAAACGTCAGCACTACGAAAAGCCGAGCGTCATGCGCAAGAAGAAGAAGGCGGCCGCCCGCAAGCGTCTGCTCAAGAAAATGCGCAAGATCAACCAGATGTAG
- a CDS encoding HU family DNA-binding protein, whose product MTKADLVVKIAEKAGITKANAERALNAFLDAVEGTLVSDGKLTLTGFGTFLVEERQARTGRNPRTGAEIKIPASKVVKFRPGKLLKDSVK is encoded by the coding sequence ATGACGAAGGCTGACCTGGTAGTCAAAATCGCTGAGAAGGCCGGCATCACCAAAGCCAACGCCGAACGCGCCCTGAATGCTTTCCTGGACGCCGTGGAGGGTACGCTGGTTTCCGATGGGAAGCTGACCCTGACCGGCTTCGGCACCTTCCTGGTGGAAGAGCGCCAGGCCCGCACCGGCCGCAACCCCCGTACCGGCGCCGAGATCAAGATTCCCGCCTCCAAGGTGGTGAAGTTCCGCCCCGGCAAGCTGCTCAAGGATTCCGTGAAGTAG
- the rsmA gene encoding 16S rRNA (adenine(1518)-N(6)/adenine(1519)-N(6))-dimethyltransferase RsmA: MRPRKEKTAQGVRGGAASGSFGGRPKKSLGQNFLTDPNVARRIVASLGVEPGDAVLEIGPGRGALTGFLMVSGAGRVMALEKDRDLAPELPLRFPGLCVVNADAMRFAWDRLDRLPRVRVVGNLPYNVASPIMWDLAWLAQRFARAVFMVQLEVAERIVAVPRTGDYGGLSVWLQSFVTPAKLFKVGPNVFTPRPKVDSAVVAFTPRPVSERPREPGRLARFIKRIFSMRRKQLGRILGADLTPGAGDFLESQGLSPRCRPEELTPGQILLLMNAMGDA, from the coding sequence GTGAGGCCGCGCAAGGAAAAGACCGCCCAGGGCGTTCGAGGAGGGGCCGCCTCCGGGAGCTTCGGGGGGCGGCCCAAGAAGAGCCTCGGGCAGAACTTCCTCACGGACCCCAACGTGGCCCGGCGGATCGTGGCTTCGCTCGGCGTGGAGCCCGGCGACGCGGTGCTGGAGATCGGCCCCGGTCGCGGCGCGCTCACGGGGTTTCTCATGGTGTCCGGGGCAGGGCGGGTGATGGCCCTGGAAAAGGACCGCGACCTGGCCCCGGAGCTGCCCCTGCGCTTCCCGGGGCTCTGCGTGGTGAACGCCGACGCCATGCGCTTCGCCTGGGACCGCCTGGACCGCCTGCCCCGCGTGCGCGTGGTGGGCAACCTCCCCTACAACGTGGCCTCGCCCATCATGTGGGACCTGGCCTGGCTCGCGCAGCGCTTCGCGCGGGCCGTGTTCATGGTGCAGCTGGAGGTGGCCGAGCGCATCGTGGCGGTTCCGCGGACGGGGGACTACGGTGGGCTCTCGGTATGGCTGCAGAGCTTCGTCACGCCCGCGAAGCTCTTCAAGGTGGGGCCCAACGTCTTCACGCCCAGGCCCAAGGTGGACTCGGCCGTGGTGGCCTTCACTCCGCGCCCCGTCAGTGAACGGCCCCGCGAGCCCGGACGGCTGGCGCGGTTCATCAAGCGCATTTTTTCCATGCGGCGCAAGCAGTTGGGACGCATCCTGGGGGCGGACCTCACCCCCGGGGCGGGAGACTTCCTGGAGTCCCAGGGGCTTTCGCCCCGCTGTCGCCCCGAGGAACTCACGCCGGGCCAGATCCTTCTGCTCATGAACGCCATGGGCGACGCTTGA
- a CDS encoding O-acetylhomoserine aminocarboxypropyltransferase/cysteine synthase family protein — translation MNTRKPGIETLALHAGQTPDSQTRSRAVPIYQTTSYTFRDSDHAADLFALKEAGYIYSRIMNPTNEVLETRLAAMHGGTAALAVASGMAAIFYAVTSIAQAGQNIVAGSNLYGGTVTLFAHTLKRFGIETRFVESADPANFAQAIDDNTRLVFTESIGNPRCNVDDLEAIARVAHSRGLPLIVDNTVSPPPILNPFDLGADVCVYSLTKMIGGHGNSIGGAIVEKGGFDWVAGGRYPEITEPDPTYHGVNFFKSFCGLEEDQLRCMAYTLKIRCGLLRDTGACLAPLNAFLILQGVETLPLRARTHCENAMKVASFLATHPAVSFVNYAGLSGHQDFERARRFFPMGPGAVFGFGVKGGIEAGRKFIDSVKLCSHLANILDAKTLVIHPASTTHSQLTPQEQLDAGVTPDLVRISVGLETAGDIMADLDQALAASQS, via the coding sequence ATGAACACCAGGAAACCCGGCATCGAGACCCTGGCCCTGCACGCCGGGCAGACCCCGGACAGCCAGACCCGGTCCCGGGCCGTGCCCATCTACCAGACCACCTCCTACACCTTCCGCGATTCCGACCACGCGGCCGACCTCTTCGCCCTCAAGGAGGCGGGCTACATCTATTCGCGCATCATGAACCCCACCAACGAGGTGCTGGAGACGCGCCTGGCGGCCATGCACGGCGGCACTGCCGCCCTGGCCGTGGCCTCGGGCATGGCCGCCATATTCTACGCCGTCACGTCCATCGCCCAGGCGGGGCAGAACATCGTGGCGGGGTCCAACCTCTACGGCGGCACGGTGACGCTCTTCGCCCACACCCTCAAGCGCTTCGGCATCGAGACGCGCTTCGTGGAGTCCGCCGATCCCGCAAACTTCGCCCAGGCCATCGATGATAACACTCGCCTGGTGTTCACCGAGTCCATCGGCAACCCCCGCTGCAACGTGGACGACCTGGAGGCCATCGCCCGCGTGGCCCACTCCCGGGGACTGCCGCTCATCGTGGACAACACCGTCTCCCCGCCGCCCATCCTCAACCCCTTCGACCTCGGGGCCGACGTGTGCGTCTACTCGCTCACCAAAATGATCGGCGGCCACGGCAATTCCATCGGCGGGGCCATCGTGGAGAAGGGCGGGTTCGACTGGGTCGCTGGCGGACGCTACCCCGAGATCACCGAGCCCGACCCCACCTACCACGGCGTGAATTTCTTCAAGAGCTTCTGCGGGCTCGAGGAGGACCAGCTGCGCTGCATGGCCTACACCCTCAAGATCCGCTGCGGGCTCCTGCGCGACACCGGGGCCTGCCTTGCGCCCCTCAACGCCTTCCTGATCCTCCAGGGCGTGGAGACCCTGCCCCTGCGCGCCCGCACCCACTGCGAAAACGCCATGAAGGTGGCCTCGTTCCTGGCGACCCACCCGGCCGTGAGCTTCGTCAACTACGCCGGGCTCTCCGGCCACCAGGATTTCGAGCGCGCCAGGCGCTTCTTCCCCATGGGGCCGGGCGCGGTGTTCGGCTTCGGGGTGAAGGGCGGCATCGAAGCCGGACGCAAATTCATCGATTCGGTGAAGCTCTGCTCGCATCTGGCCAACATCCTGGACGCCAAGACCTTGGTGATCCATCCCGCCTCCACCACGCATTCGCAGCTCACGCCCCAGGAACAGCTGGACGCGGGGGTCACGCCGGACCTTGTGCGCATCTCCGTGGGCCTGGAGACGGCGGGCGACATCATGGCGGACCTGGACCAGGCCCTGGCGGCGAGCCAGTCGTGA